A portion of the Tigriopus californicus strain San Diego unplaced genomic scaffold, Tcal_SD_v2.1 Contig635, whole genome shotgun sequence genome contains these proteins:
- the LOC131892581 gene encoding uncharacterized protein LOC131892581 — MTTTKLVTLLQCLISALQASPTIFQQSGNIATDVTSYVLLGQIDLEPIMAQQRNLTQLDSLLQEVWVTTSKDDSTPEQRYLLTQLRLIHDQIQTTDHKLQDLISLMEISGPPQPPQFRGKRSALLMAGLVAIGSTLSNLVYSRYLSTRIDGIQRQEDYLIHGLDILTRKTADNIRQLQTLDKAVDVLLKQHLGHRERIDKEIHMHQVMMHVDATYRSLATYTQTLAEILTTITSALQGKVDTYLISPAQVRQELQQIKQRIPDDMKIAIEANHITDFYALPCHAKITNTTFQVAVPIPIFNVKETLDLYKHIPTPLV; from the coding sequence ATGACAACGACCAAGCTAGTGACTCTACTGCAATGCCTCATCTCAGCCCTCCAAGCCTCACCGACCATTTTCCAACAAAGTGGCAACATTGCCACTGATGTGACGTCCTATGTGCTTTTAGGACAGATCGATCTGGAGCCAATCATGGCTCAACAAAGAAACCTCACACAACTGGACAGTTTGTTACAGGAGGTGTGGGTAACGACCAGCAAGGACGATTCAACCCCAGAGCAACGATACCTTCTAACCCAGTTACGCCTCATCCATGACCAAATTCAGACCACCGACCATAAGCTGCAGGATCTCATCTCACTGATGGAGATCAGTGGGCCGCCGCAACCACCCCAATTCCGAGGAAAACGATCAGCGCTACTCATGGCCGGATTGGTAGCTATTGGATCCACATTAAGCAACTTGGTCTACTCCCGTTATTTATCCACGCGGATCGACGGGATTCAACGACAAGAAGATTACTTAATCCATGGACTGGACATTCTGACAAGAAAAACGGCCGACAACATTCGACAACTCCAAACCCTGGACAAAGCAGTGGATGTCTTACTCAAGCAACATTTGGGACACCGAGAGCGAATAGACAAAGAAATCCATATGCACCAAGTGATGATGCATGTCGACGCCACGTACCGATCTTTGGCCACCTATACCCAAACCCTGGCAGAGATTCTGACGACCATCACCTCCGCACTGCAAGGCAAAGTAGATACCTATCTAATCAGCCCCGCGCAAGTCCGTCAGGAACTgcagcaaatcaaacaacGGATCCCAGACGATATGAAAATAGCTATTGAGGCCAATCATATCACGGACTTCTACGCATTGCCGTGCCATGCGAAAATCACCAACACAACATTCCAGGTGGCAGTACCAATAcctattttcaatgtcaaggaAACACTCGACCTCTACAAGCATATCCCTACACCCCTGGTTTAG
- the LOC131892582 gene encoding uncharacterized protein LOC131892582: MTKPKLLVHKVHPQAKLPSFQSPEAAGMDLFAVQHMDLPPGQWDKIRTGIAVACPHGTYGRIAPRSSIALKSGISVLGGVIDPDYRGELQVLLYNLSQAKLCIRPGDRIAQLILEYICLPQIVETQSLPATTRGSGGFGSTNA; the protein is encoded by the coding sequence ATGACTAAACCAAAGTTATTGGTACATAAAGTGCATCCCCAAGCCAAGTTACCCAGCTTCCAGAGCCCTGAAGCTGCCGGCATGGATTTGTTCGCTGTCCAACACATGGACTTGCCACCAGGCCAGTGGGACAAGATTAGGACGGGCATCGCTGTGGCCTGCCCACATGGAACTTATGGAAGGATCGCACCCAGGAGCTCAATAGCCttaaaaagtggaatttcAGTGCTTGGTGGTGTGATTGACCCCGACTACCGTGGAGAACTTCAGGTCTTGCTGTACAACCTGAGCCAAGCCAAACTGTGCATCAGACCAGGAGATCGAATTGCGCAACTGATTCTGGAGTACATCTGTCTACCCCAAATCGTCGAGACTCAGTCATTGCCAGCCACGACAAGAGGTTCCGGTGGATTTGGATCAACCAACGCATGA